The proteins below come from a single Malus sylvestris chromosome 3, drMalSylv7.2, whole genome shotgun sequence genomic window:
- the LOC126617449 gene encoding L-type lectin-domain containing receptor kinase IX.1-like, protein MKEYVEEVRIISRLRHRNLVQLISWCHEKGELLLVFEFMSNGSLDFHLFKPKTLLHWEARYIIAQGLASGLFYLHEEWEQCVLHRDIKSSNIMLDSNFNAKLGDFGLARLVDHGKQSQTTVLAGTMGYMAPECVTTGKASKETDVYSFGVVALEIACGRKPIDPKLGSTQINMVEWVWKLYGEGKIIEAADPKLCGEFDAKQMECLLIVGLWCAHPDYTMRPSIQQTIQVLNFEVPLPILPSKMPVASYLSLPVSFSISSSYNTDLERRQTESSGHGYNTNSSQFTSSSASNSSPSASLLYTR, encoded by the exons ATGAAGGA aTATGTTGAAG AAGTAAGGATCATCAGTCGACTTAGGCATCGGAATCTGGTGCAACTAATCAGTTGGTGCCATGAAAAAGGAGAGCTCCTGCTTGTTTTCGAGTTCATGTCCAACGGAAGCTTAGATTTCCATTTGTTCAAACCGAAAACCTTGTTACATTGGGAGGCAAGATACATAATTGCTCAAGGCTTGGCATCCGGGTTGTTCTATCTACACGAAGAATGGGAACAATGTGTGCTGCACAGGGATATTAAATCGAGCAATATTATGCTGGATTCAAACTTCAACGCCAAACTTGGGGATTTCGGATTAGCTCGACTTGTGGATCATGGAAAACAATCGCAAACCACGGTTCTGGCTGGAACCATGGGATACATGGCTCCAGAATGCGTTACCACAGGAAAGGCAAGCAAGGAAACAGATGTCTACAGCTTCGGAGTTGTTGCTTTGGAGATAGCTTGTGGGAGAAAACCCATTGACCCAAAGTTGGGAAGTACTCAAATTAACATGGTGGAGTGGGTTTGGAAACTTTATGGAGAAGGGAAAATCATTGAAGCAGCTGACCCTAAATTGTGTGGAGAGTTCGATGCGAAACAGATGGAGTGTTTGTTGATTGTTGGGCTGTGGTGTGCTCATCCGGATTACACGATGAGGCCTTCGATACAACAAACAATTCAAgtacttaacttcgaagttccgttGCCCATTCTCCCATCAAAGATGCCGGTGGCCAGCTACTTATCTCTTCCGGTATCATTTTCAATCTCGTCGAGTTACAATACTGATTTGGAAAGACGTCAGACAGAGTCTTCGGGTCATGGTTACAACACCAACTCCTCACAATTCACCTCATCTTCTGCATCCAATTCTTCTCCATCAGCCTCACTTTTGTATACAAGATAA